The Arachis hypogaea cultivar Tifrunner chromosome 14, arahy.Tifrunner.gnm2.J5K5, whole genome shotgun sequence DNA window TTGATTCCTTTTTAGCGCTCAAATATTATCACTAATTTATCAAGTAGGATTAAAATAATCAATATGCTATGTGTGAGGCAGAAAAGGCTTAACTTTGTATTTAGTTGTTTTATATGCATGTTTCATACAGCTTGCAGAGTCTGCTAAGGCCCAGTTTTCTGCTCGTGACTATAGTGATCATCTTGCACTTGTCCGAGCTTATGAGGGTTGGAAAGAGGCTGAAGCTCAGCAAGCTGGCTACGAGTACTGTTGGCaaaattttctttcttctcaaacACTTAGGGCCATTGACTCCCTTCGAAAGCAATTCTGTTACTTGCTTAAAGATATTGGGTTGGTTGATCACAATTCTGAGACCTACAGTAGATGGAGTCATGAGGAGCATCTTGTCCGAGCAGTCATCTGTGCGGGTTTGTTTCCTGGAGTATCATCTGTTGTGGTAATCTCTTGTTTATGCTAATTCTACTTCCGTTTCCAATTTTCACTCTTCTTTTTCCCCCTCTTTTCATGTGTGTCAGTGTTTACTTTGGTACATCCATATGCGTCAGTGTATGTATTGTACTGCTCCAACATCTGCAGAATCCATTTTCTAATTCTACTAATggtattttcattaaaaaaacatGCCTGAGTGACACACACATACACAAGCAGGAGGCGTATGTGCTTCCTTACAATTGTGCTCCCTTTAGTTTGTACTCAGTTTTCCTGTTGATATGGGCAATTTGTGGTGAGCATATGATTCTTTTGACAGGATGGTCACCTAAAAATGTTGGGAGGTTATTTGGAATTTTTCATGAAACCTGAATTAGCTAACACTTACTTGCGGTTGAAGGGGGAGCTGGAGGAACTGATACAGAAAAAAGTATGTTCAATCCATTTGAtcatagtttttattttattcccgTACATCTCAAATTCTTCCAGCCATTATTCATTTGTGTAAAGACTTATTCTTCATTCAATTTTCAGTCTCTCCAAGTCCATGACATACTTATAATTTACTTTATGCTTTGCATGTTTTGCCAGCTTCTGAATCGCATGACGAGCTTCTTTCAGCTGTTAGATTGGTGATATCTGAGGACCACTGTGATGGCAGATTCATATTTGGTCGCCGGGCCACACCTGCACCCAAAGTAAAAGAGGCAACAAACTCCAAAAGTAGTGCTGGAGTAGAGGCTGAGAATTTTAAAAACCAGCTTCAGACATTACTTAACAGGGCTGGACATGAAGTGCCAACTTACAAAACAAGGCAACTGAAGAACAACCAATTCCGTTCCACCATCAATTTTTAATGGCTTGGATTTTGTTGGCCAGCCTTGCAGCAACAAGAAACAATCAGAAAAATCTGCTGCCGCTGAGGCTCTTCTATGGCTGAAAGGTGATATGCATTCTTCACACGATGTTGCCAGCCATATGTCTGTGCTTTTGAAAAAGAGCAACAAGAAAGATAAGAAAACTTCATCAAAACGTGCTAAATGGAGCTGACTCGAATCTACAAGATCTCTATCTTGGATAGATCATTTTTACGTGGTTTTTCACCGAGGAAGAACATGTTCATTTTCAAGGCACTGGTTTCATCTTTCCAGTCACAATTTCGACAGTAAGTGTATGGAGCTACTAATGGTGAGGGAACTAGAATCTAAATGTTACAAATCTGAGCCCTTGTGCCCTTTTTTAAGATCTGGGAGTCCTTGTTCTTGTAAAGGGTGATTCCATCCAGAATCTACCGAGTTTCAAAGCAAAACGGAAAACAGCTCTAGATTGGGAGGCTGAGCAGTTACCGTTCAGACTAAGGACACTAATCTATGCTGATCATGCATTCTTCCAATTCATTGTTTTTGATGTGGAAGTTGGAAGGCATATGTATCCACTATTCTTTAAAGTATATTGTAGCTGCTTAGGAAACAGGTTTACATTAATCAAGTTAGCCGATCATCCATTTGAATGAAATGTAGTATATGTATTAAGGGACTTGGTACACCTACAAACGATCTTTTACTTATAATTCCTTTCGTCTTTATATTGAAAGTAGCAGTGAAGTGAGAAATGTAAAGGGAAAATGCAATTCTTATaccatattattaatataatgacTAATGAGGTGGCATTGGTGTTTACTTTTGGATgaagaacaaataaagaaaaaggtaATCTCAGAGAGTATTATTatacattaattatttttaaaccattccataaataaagaaaaatagattAATAAGCAATTAGTCTATAGTTTCTTAAACCAAAGCTTAGTATCATCGCAGAAGCAGACTAACATTACGTTGAACTAATATGAATTTTTAATCGTATATTATGAGCACTAATGTTAAAATAATTACGTCATTATGTCCACATTTTAGTTCAAAGCTGGTGTTGCTATCCTTGTGGTGCACAAAATAAATGTGTAAATAAATGTGCACAAACCTATTGAGATCTAGCATTGTTCCAAATACAGAGACTTGAATCTTTCCCATCCAAGTTTCCCAATAGATGGGGGGTGCTTTATGATCATGTGATCTTGTGGATATTGCTGAATAAGAGTGCTTTCTTCCACACTTATCTTGTAATCCAAGTACTTTAGTCCCATATCCTTTGAGGGCAATTCAAAGTCATATTTAGCAAGCCATTCGAAACCAAACTACTTGTATCAAAACTGCATTCTCAGGAAGGAAAACAATGTTAGTGAGGCCAGCTCCATGAACTCCCAATAGCACATCACAAGAATTCACCACATTTGCAAAGCTTGACATGCTTCCACCAGCTTCCATTACGATCGCCTCGAATCCCATGCTTCTAGCCATCTTTGCTATTTCAGCTGTGTTAGTGAAtgatcttgttcttcttcttgaaagAATCAAAAGCCTTGGCTGCTGCTTCTTATTCTTATTATTCTCATCTTCACCCTCCTCTCTCAATTAGATTGCATTAACTCTCTTCACTGAACAAGAGTCTCTCAGAAAACTCCTGAAGTCTTTCATGGAATAGGAGTACTTTTGAGGGTCAATGCTTAGTTCTTTTGGATACCTTTTGAGACCAACATTCACACCTGTGAAGCAGTGAACTTGGTCAACTTTGTCAATGTTCAAGACCTCATAATTGGACAGCTTACTGAGAATTGCTTGGTACTTAGAAATCCACCAAGGACGCATTTCGGACACAACAAATTTAACTTGTCCATTGAATTGTCTAGAAGTCAGAAACAGTGGGATGATGATGTCTGTGAATTCATGGAAGTGTTTGCCAATATAGCCTGAAGTAGAGAATATCACAGCTGGAATGCTGTGATGTTGTGTGCACTATGGGAATTTCATGCCATCTTTCACTGCCTTTATTGACCATTCTCTTACACACTTACACACCTCGTTGCTTCTGCATCGTCCTTTCGCGCATAAGGCCTTATGGTCCATGAGGAGTTTTCTGTCAAGATTGTTGTTTCAGGTCTCACAATGTAAACAGAGGGAGGATTTTCTGCGGTTCAATTGCAAGAATGATTAGCAGAGTAACCCGGACCGATTTAGCTTCCGATTTACCAATTTTACGGTAGAACCGGCCAGACCGATCCAGATTTGATAACCATGCGTAAAAGTTGTTTCTCACCTTCCCTTTATTCATGCGTGAAAGTTGCTTCCCACCTTCCCTATAACTCATGCGTGTAACATGATTCTAccatctcttctttctttttattttctctcttcaaCAATAAAACCCAAAACGAAAggatatcttttttaatttcccATAAATTTCTCACAAACTTCTTGTCTCTAAATCTAGTGTAAAAATTAATCCATGGAGGGAGAACAGGATAATAATACCGGTATCTCTGGTGAACCTCGCGTGTCCCATGAAAACAAGTTAAGAACAAtacttaaagaaataaaaaaacaactaTATTTGGCAGCACCTTTAATTATggtgcattttcttaattttgccaTCGAACTTATTTCAATAATGTTCGTTGGTCATGTAAGCGTGTTGACTCTCTCCGGCGTTTCCATGGCCATTTCCTTTACTTCTGTCACTGGCATTGGTTTAGTGGTtagttctttttactttcatCTCTTAATACTCTTTTTACGATTTCAACaatcgaatttttctcttcttttttcgttTATAATTTGGATTTGATAaagaatttgttaaaaaatatttaacaccAATCAGATCTGGTTACACCCCTCCATGGCATGAAAACTAGAAGCAAATTAATTCATTGCCAACTGTTCCTATTAAATCAACTAACTTTGTGTTCAACTCCTTGTTGGTTTCATATAATGACAGATGGGAATTGCAAGTACGTTGGAAACTTTGTGTGGCCAATCATATGGAGCCGGACAGCATCAGATGTTAGGCATACACACTCAAAGAGCCATGCTTGTTCTTACCATTCTTTGCGTACCCATCTCTATTGTTTGGGCAAATACAAAATCCATTTTGATTTTATTTGGCCAGGATCACGAAATCTCCACAGAAGCAGGAAGATATGCTAAGTTAATCATTCCATACCTTTTTGCTTCTAGTGTTCTTCAGTGTCAGACTAGATTTCTACAGACACAGAACATTGGAGTTCCAATGATGCTCAGCTCTGGAGTAGCTACTACACT harbors:
- the LOC140173086 gene encoding DExH-box ATP-dependent RNA helicase DExH3-like codes for the protein MLILGAIFNCLDPIMTVVAGLSVRDPFLMPADKKDLAESAKAQFSARDYSDHLALVRAYEGWKEAEAQQAGYEYCWQNFLSSQTLRAIDSLRKQFCYLLKDIGLVDHNSETYSRWSHEEHLVRAVICAGLFPGVSSVVDGHLKMLGGYLEFFMKPELANTYLRLKGELEELIQKKLLNRMTSFFQLLDW